In Nocardia sp. NBC_01327, the genomic stretch GTCATCGCCTGCCAGCGCGGTCTGGAGGCCAAGGGCGGTCCGCGCGGTGTGGCCGATGCCGTGAATGCCGCGGTGGTGCTGTCGGTGGTCTCGATCGTGGTCGTGAACCTGATCGCCACCCAGATCACCGCTATGTTCCTGCCGACGAGGCTCGCCTGATGTCCGCCACGTACGTCCCGAAGGGGCTGGGCTGGGCCGCGCGCTTCTATCACCGCCGCGGCCTGCTGCTGCGCCGCGTCGAGGGCCTGGGCTTCGTGCTCGCCTTCGTCTGGCAGGTGCTGTCGTCGATTCCCTTGACGCTCAAGCGCTATCGCGACGAGACCATGCGCGCCATCACCGATATGACCTGGGGTCGCGGCTCCATCATCGTGGGCGGCGGGACCGTGCCGATGATGATCGTGCTCGGTCTGGTCATGGGCGCGTCGGTGGCCGTGGAGTCCTTCGAGACCCTCGACATGCTGGGCATGGGCCCGGTCACCGGTCTGGTCTCGGCGTACGCCACGACCCGGGAACTCGCGCCGATCGCCGCGGCCATCGGTTTCGCCGCGCAGGCGGGCTGCCGCATGACCGCCGAAATCGGTTCCATGCGCATCTCGGAGGAGATCGACGCGATCGAATCCCTGGGCCTGCGTTCGGTTCCCTTCGTGGTGACCACCCGCGTGCTGGCCGGTGTGGTCGCGATCGTGCCGACCTTCCTGATCGCGCTGATCATGTCGTACATGTCCT encodes the following:
- a CDS encoding ABC transporter permease, with the protein product MSATYVPKGLGWAARFYHRRGLLLRRVEGLGFVLAFVWQVLSSIPLTLKRYRDETMRAITDMTWGRGSIIVGGGTVPMMIVLGLVMGASVAVESFETLDMLGMGPVTGLVSAYATTRELAPIAAAIGFAAQAGCRMTAEIGSMRISEEIDAIESLGLRSVPFVVTTRVLAGVVAIVPTFLIALIMSYMSCRGLITLVHGSSAGVYDHYFFQFVSGFDVIAAVIKVAIFAVVVILIHCYYGFFATGGPEGVGIASGKAVRASSVAIIALDMVLSLGLWGFNSAITFTG